AACAATTCAACATGTAAATTCTGAAATAGGCTCTATCCAACCAGTGGAAGAAATTGCTTTAATAGCAAACAGTCAAAATATATTTTTTCATGTAGATTGTGTACAGTCCTTTTGTAAGCTACCAACTACTTCTTTTGGTGCAAATGTAGATGCAATTACCATTTCTGCCCATAAAATAGGAGGACCAAAAGGATGTGGGGCAATATTTGTAAATCCTCAAATTCGAGTGCCGTCTTTAACACCCGGCGTAACACATGAACGTGGTTTACGTGGTGGAACATTAGATACACCTGCCATTGTGGCTTTTGCGTCAGCCATTGAAAACTATCATTTTGAGCGTCAACATTATGAATTGTTGCGTCAATATCTACAAAGCCATTTACCACCAACTTGTCGATTAATTGAGTGTGTGAGGCAACTACCTAATATATGTGGTTTGATGATGGACAAAGTGGAAGGGCAATACGTGTTACTCAAATTAAACGAAGCCGGTATTTGTATTTCAACTGGTAGTGCTTGTGATATACACAGTGAATCTGGCACAAAAGCAATTATATCAATGGGTTATACAATGGAGGAAGCACGACAGTTTTTTAGAATATCATTTGGACCAACAACAACATTTGAAGAAATTGATCAATTAACCTTTGCATTGTCTAACATTCTAAAATAAATTAGGTATTGAAAAAAGCCTTTAATTTTTCTGATAAATCACTTCCTGTAAAAATTAAAGGCTTCTTTGTTCTAATAAATTGCTTCTTGACGTAAGCATGGGCTTTAAGTGATAACTGCAAAAGCCATCTATAATTTTATTGTTGCAAAGGCGTAAAAGCTACCTCTCCCATAGCGATGCAAACGAGCACACCATTAAAGAAACAGTAGTAGCGTTCGTTAAAAATATACATCTCTTTGTCGACAATTTAACTATTTTATTGATTTGTGTAAATAAAATGTTTTCTTTTGGAAAAACAATTGCTATAATGGTTAGTAGAGCGATAAATTCTCTCACATAACAAAAATATCTTTAAAAAGTAATAATTTCTTTTTTTTATAAAAAAGTGTTGCATTCTCTAGATAAACGTTATACAATAATTCTTGTCTTGAAGGACAGGTAAACAACTTCAAAACGAAATACATAAGAGTTTCGAGATAAAAGCTATTCGCAAAAGCGGTTGAGAGAAGGAAGAAGCTTACTCTAGTACGCAACTGACCGAACGCATAAAGCTAATGCAGTAATACTTTGTATTGAAAGTCGAAATATAGTCTAGTGATGATGGCAAAGAGGTCACACCCGTTCCCATACCGAACACGGAAGTTAAGCTCTTTAGCGCCGATGGTAGTTGGGGGCTTCCCCCTGTGAGAGTAGGACGTCGCTAGGCATAATACCCAGGAGGATTAGCTCAGCTGGGAGAGCATCTGCCTTACAAGCAGAGGGTCGGCGGTTCGAGCCCGTCATCCTCCACCATATGCCGGTTTAGCTCAGCAGGTAGAGCAACTGACTTGTAATCAGTAGGTCGTGGGTTCGATTCCTATAGCCGGCACCATTTTTTTGAGCCATTAGCTCAGTTGGTAGAGCATCTGACTTTTAATCAGAGGGTCGAAGGTTCGAGTCCTTCATGGCTCACCATTTTTAATTGCCAACAATAAAATGCGGGTGTGGCGGAATTGGCAGACGCACTAGACTTAGGATCTAGCGCCGCGAGGCGTGGGGGTTCGACTCCCTTCACCCGCACCATTTTATTTGAATTTATATAATTGCCAGGATAAATAATCTTATGCACATGCGGAAGTAGTTCAGTGGTAGAACACCACCTTGCCAAGGTGGGGGTCGCGAGTTCGAACCTCGTCTTCCGCTCCAAATGTGCCGGGGTGGCGGAACTGGCAGACGCACAGGACTTAAAATCCTGCGGTAGGTGACTACCGTGCCGGTTCGATTCCGGCCCTCGGCACCATTTTTTATCAAGCGCCCGTAGCTCAATTGGATAGAGCGTCTGACTACGGATCAGAAGGTTGTGGGTTCGACTCCTGCCGGGCGCGCCAATAAATGAACGGGAAGTAGCTCAGCTTGGTAGAGCACTTGGTTTGGGACCAAGGGGTCGCAGGTTCGAATCCTGTCTTCCCGACCATTTCCAAAAATCTGTAATTTATGGGGCCTTAGCTCAGCTGGGAGAGCGCCTGCCTTGCACGCAGGAGGTCAGCGGTTCGATCCCGCTAGGCTCCACCATAATTTATAACCAGTATAAAGATCCTGGCGGCGTAGCTCAGCTGGCTAGAGCGTACGGTTCATACCCGTAAGGTCGGGGGTTCGATCCCCTCTGCCGCCATCTTAAAGGACCTTTAGCTCAGTTGGTTAGAGCAGACGGCTCATAACCGTCCGGTCGCAGGTTCGAGTCCTGCAAGGTCCACCATTTATATAATAGTACGGAGGTATACCCAAGTCTGGCTGAAGGGATCGGTCTTGAAAACCGACAGGCGGGTAACACCGCGCGGGGGTTCGAATCCCTCTACCTCCTCCAGTTTTAATTTTAGTAAATGGTGTACAAAAAACTCGAAGTGAATAAACATATTATCGCGGGGTGGAGCAGTGGTAGCTCGTCGGGCTCATAACCCGAAGGTCGTTGGTTCAAATCCAGCCCCCGCAACCAAATGGTCCCGTGGTGTAGCGGTTAACATGCCTGCCTGTCACGCAGGAGATCGCCGGTTCGATCCCGGTCGGGACCGCCATTTTAAAATAGGTTCAGTAAAAGTATATGGGTCAGTAGCTCAGTTGGTAGAGCATTAGATTGAAGCTCTAAGTGTCGGCGGTTCGATTCCGTCCTGACCCACCATATACGCGGGTGTAGTTTAATGGTAAAACCTCAGCCTTCCAAGCTGATGTCGTGGGTTCGATTCCCATCACCCGCTCCAATGGGCCTATAGCTCAGCTGGTTAGAGCGCACGCCTGATAAGCGTGAGGTCGATGGTTCGAGTCCATTTAGGCCCACCATTATTCCGAAGTAGCTCAGTTGGTAGTAGCACCTGACTGTTAATCAGGTTGTCGCAGGTTCGAGTCCTGCCTTCGGAGCCATTTTTTTATTTATGGGGAAGTACTCAAGAGGCTGAAGAGGCGCCCCTGCTAAGGGTGTAGGTCGGGTAACCGGCGCGAGGGTTCAAATCCCTCCTTCTCCGCCATTGGCCCCTTGGTCAAGTGGTTAAGACACCGCCCTTTCACGGCGGTAACACGGGTTCGAATCCCGTAGGGGTCATACTAAAACGCAGTAAATGTGATTACACATTTACTGCGTTTTTTTTTGCTAGATTGAAAAATTGAGAGTGCATCGTTTCCCATTGTCTATTTATGAATATAATGATGATTCTCTTTAATAGCAATATTAGGTAATATAGGTATAAGCAATTATAAAGGGGGATCATACGAATGAGCGAAAACTTAAGATGGGTGTATAATCGGCAATATCTTTTGCAAGAGAACTTACAACAATGTAAAGATTTACTGCAAAATTTTACAGTAGAACAGGTTAATTGTGTGGAAAGATTCCATCATACATATGAAAATTTTGAAAAAACACCTATACATGATTTAGATGCTTTAGCAATGCATCTTGGGGTCAGTAAGATTTTTGTTAAAGATGAATCCTATCGCTTTGGTTTAAATGCGTTTAAGGTGTTAGGTGGTATTTATGCGATTGGCAAATATGTTGCGAAATTGCTAGATCAAAATATTGATGAATTGTCTTTTGAACAATTAAAACTACCTGAAGTGAAAGAAAAATTAGGCGACTGTACCTTTATTTCAACGACAGATGGCAATCATGGGCGCGGGGTTGCTTGGGCAGCAAGGGAACTTGGCTGTAAGGCGCGAATTTATATGCCTGCTGGTAGTGCGGAAGAGCGCTTGCAAAATATTAAAAATGAGGGCGCATATGCAGAAATCACTTCAATGAATTATGATGAAACGGTAAGGTATACCTCACAGCTTGCAGAGGATAATGGCTGGATAGTGATACAGGATACAATGTGGGAAGGGTACGAAGAGATTCCATTATGGATTATGCAAGGCTATACAACATTGGCAAAAGAGATTGTTGACCATCTGCAAGAAGCACCGACCCATGTATTTTTACAGGCAGGTGTAGGTTCATTTGCAGGAGCTATAGTCGCTTTTTTACAACAATATTATGGACAACAACTAACATTTGTTTTAATCGAACCTGATGCAGCTAATTGCTTCTATGAGAGTTTTAACCGAGGTACTGGACAGTTTGTTACTGTCGGTGGAGAAATGCAAACCATTATGGCTGGCTTAGCATGTGGGGAGCCTAATCCTATCGCTTGGGATATTTTAAAAACATATACAAAGGTAAGTATTAGTTGTAGTGAGAGAGTAGCTGCAACGGGTATGCGTGTCTTGGGAAATCCACTTGGAGCGGATAATCGTATTGTTGCAGGAGAATCAGGAGCAGCGCCATTTGGATGTTTTTATGAATTAATGACAAATGAGGATTACTATGATTTAAAGGTCGCTTTACAGCTCAATCCAAAGTCAAAGATATTGTTTGTTAGTACAGAGGGAGACACAGACGTAGAAAACTACAGAAATATAGTGTGGCATGGGAAGTATGCTAAATAGGAAAGGTGAGCATCTTGGATACTGAGATGCTTTTTTATATTAATTCTTGCAAATTATTTATCCATTTTATAAAATATTTTTACTTATATACGGAATATCTCAATATTTAGCTTTTAGTAGGAATTAAAATATATGTGTTTACAAGATGTAGGCTTAACTTTTAAATTAACGGAATTTTCATACATTTAATTAGTTAGGAGGTTTAATAGAAATTAGATACTTTTATCCTATCTTCTTGTTATTATCAATATTTCTCATAGGGTGCAGTTCTAAAGAAGCTAGCTTAGATTCTATAGCATTTTCTTCTAAAGAATGTGAACAAAACTGGGGTATTTGTACAGTTTATGATAAAGGAAAAAATAATAGATCAGGAGATAATGTAGTTAAAATTGCAATATTAGATAGTGGCATAAATAGTAATCTAGATATTTTGGAAGGGAAAGTTAAAGAAACTTATAATGCAATAAATAAGAATTCGGAGACTTTAGATGAATTGGGACATGGTACTATGATTGCTTCTATTATTGCAGCTGAAGAAAACTCACATAACATTATTGGTGTTAATCCAGATGCTGAATTATATGACGTGCAAGTATTAAATAGTAAAGGGAGTGGCCAAATTGAGAATGTTATAGACGGAATACATTGGAGTATAGACAAGAAAGTGGATATCATAAATTTAAGTTTTGGTTTTAAAAAAGACGAACCAATGTTAAAGGAAGCAATTCATTTAGCATTATCAAATGATATCCTGGTTGTTGCATCAGCCGGTAATACACTTGGCTTGTATACACATTATCCTGCTATGTATGAAGGTGTTTATTCAATATCTGCAATTGATAAAGATTTAAATAGATATAATTTAGCAGCTAAAGGGAAGATTGATTATGTTGCTCCAGGTGTAGATATTCCTGTATATAATCAAAATGGAGATACTATAATTCAAAGTGGTACATCATTAGCTACTGCGTATGCAACAGGTATTATTTCCATATTAATGTCTAAAGAAGACTCCAAAAAAGACTTGAAATTGACTTCTAAACCACTTGGAAAAAAGGATGATTTTGGGTTAGGTTTATTAATAATTAAATAATTAGGAGTGATTATTTTGAAAAGGAAGATTATTTATAGCATTGTTGTATCTTTATTATTTTCATATGTAGCCCCTAATTTTTTATTAGTGCAAGCGGATGGGGTTGATAGTGTAACCAGTTATGAGACAGACGAACAATCAATTAAAATAACTGAAAAAGCTGAAGAAAATGTAACAATAATAACTACTTTACTAGATACAAAAGATTTATTTGTAGAAAGTGAGTTGAGTATAGATTTTGAAACAAATGAAATTAGCATGGTTAATTTATTTAATGATAACTCAGATGAAGTTATACAAAAACAATATGAGATTAACCTATTAACAATAGATAGTGAAGATTTTAGAGCAATTTTTATTGATAAAGAATCAGGCGAAGAGACTTATATTAATACGGAAGAAGTTCAAGCGTCAGTTGCTCCATTAGTTGTTGTTCTAGCTACAGTAGCTAGATATGGCTTTACTCGTGCGGTTGCAAAACATGGATTAGCAAGAGTAACGCAAGCGCAATTGAGCAATGCATCAAGAACTAAATTAGCAACAGATAAAATTGCAAAAGAATTAGCTGAGGAACTGGGTTATGTAAAAATATCTTATCGTACAAAGTTTGATACAGCTATATTTAAAAAATCAGCAAAAGATGCTGTTGATGGACCAGATTTTATTACTAGAGATAGAACAAGTCATATTGGAGGAGTATGGAAGGGCGCTAACAGAAATTGGGAGAATTTAAACTCTGATATAAAGAGATCTGGAACATATGATGCTGTCTTAAAGAGAATAGGAGATTAATAATATAGAAATCTTTTCGAAAAAATATTTCGAATATTTAGTAAAAGAGCTCTTGAAAATGTCTTTCTTTCATTGTTTTTTATAATAGTATTTTATATTCTTTAATTATATTCCTAAAGAGGTGATAAAAGTGAATAATCACATAAAATATCAATGGAGGATAACGAAATATAATCCTGACTTCAGAAATAATGAAGGGCATTACACGAAGAAATTGGAATGGACAAGCCCAGCTCACATTGGGAAGACAATTAATGGTGAAACTTTTACATTAGAAAAATATTTAAAGGTCGAAACTGCCTATATTAATACAATCATGAAGTTTTTAGAGGTCAATCATATAAAATCATTAACAATGATTAACATGACTTATATTGATGTAGATAGTAATTGTGCTCTGTATAATCAATTGTATGATGAAAAATTAGACAATTTTCAATTAAAAGATGATCAAGAAGTATCGATTGATCAAATCCCTCTTATTTCTAAAATGGTATTAAGAGGTTTCATATATTGTCATTTCATAACTTTAGATTTTTTTGTGCATTTTGGAGATGACTATTATATGTTTATTGGAACAAATAATTATCAAGAGGAACCATTACAATTTGCTCGGGAAAACAATTTATTTGTAGAAGAAATGGTTTCTCCATTTTATATCAATGAAGAGAACATCGAAAGAATGATAATGTGGACGCCAATTAATGAAGATACCGTAGTAGGTGAGGAAATACTAACTGACATTTCAATAGAGGAATATAGAGAAATATTGCATCTTTCAAATATTCATCCGGTTATCGGGTTATTTCCAATTACAGCGAGTAACCAACAATTTTTTCAAAAAAAATTAAGACATAAAATAGATACGAATAAGTATCAATATTATCTAAGTGCGGGGGATTAACCTAACTGTACTGAGCTACTCTAAAAAGTTAACCAAATATTATAAGCAACTTCTAAGATCTGTTCCTGGGTGAAGTGGACACAGATCTTTTTATTTTTCCCTTACGGCAGACTTATATAAATATCCCCTTGACCTTAACGCTGCGGAAAGGTTTACAGTATAAATATGGAGGTGAAAGCAATGGAGTATACCATTTTACAGCTTGCTAAATTGTCAGGAGTAAGTACGAGAACGTTGCGGTATTATGATGAAATTGATTTACTAAAGCCGGCAAGAACAAATGAAGCAGGGTATCGCTTTTATGGGCAACAAGAAGTCGATATTCTTCAGCAAATTTTGTTTTATAAAGCGTTAGATATGAAGCTTGAAACCATTCACAACATTATTCATGCACCTGATTTTCAACATAAAGCGGCATTAAAAACACATCGTGATGCTTTATTACAACGAAAAAAACAGCTAGATCAATTATTAAAAACAGTGGAACAAACCATTCAATCGATTGAGGAGGAACAACCAATGACAAACGAAGAGAAATTTGAAGGCTTTAAAGAATTGCTGATTGAAGAAAATGAAAAACAATACGGTAAAGAAATTCGTGCAAACTACGGCCATGAAAAGGTCGATGCATCGAATGCGAAGTTTAAGAATTTATCAGAGGAACAATATAAGGCAATGCAGCAACTCGAACAGCAACTATTTGAACGATTAAAAGAGGCAATGGCTATAGGCGACGTGAAACATGATGTCGCCATGGAAGTGGCAGAACTGCATAAGCGTTGGCTGAGCTTTTCGTGGCCGCAATATACAAAGGAAGCACATGCTGGTTTAGCACAAATGTATATAGCAGATGAACGTTTTACGGCTTATTACGATCAACATGTGTCAGAAGGTGCTACTCAATTTCTCCATGATGTAATTAGAGAATACACACAAAACTAATGGAATCCTTCTCATACAGATGTTTTAGAAATAGATATTTAGGAAAAAATGAAAGTATGAGGAGGAGATTTTTTTGAAACAACAAATGATCGAAAAGTTTAAAAACCAATTACAGCAGGAATTACAAGAACTAGAGAAGCAGCTAGAAGAATCAGAGCGACCGCAGGCAACAGAGCTCTCAAATTATGATAACCATCCAGCCGATAATGCGAGTGATTTAACAGACCAACTTACGGAGATGGCCATTGATGAACATCGCAGTGACCATGCTGAAGAAATCGAGCATGCGCTGCAAGCAATAGAAGATGGCACATATGGTAAGTGCGCTATATGTGGCGAAGAAATTCCGTTAGGCCGTTTAGAGGCTATGCCACATGCATTGACATGTGTAGAGCATGCTGAACAAAGAGACGATTTACTGCGACCAGTAGAAGAAGATGTATTATCCTCTTTACCAAAATCTGATGATTTCGAAGAGCTTGAGGAATTTGGTTCTTCTGATACACCATCAGATAAAATGTAAAAAATAAGAGCATTTCTTCCCTTAAACAGTATAATAACTGTATGAGGTGATGGACATGGAAATAATTGATTTACATTGTGATGTTTTATTAAAGTTAACGACATTAGAAGAACCCAAATTTAGTAATGATAGCCGATTACATGCTAATAAAGAAAGACTGCAACTAGGGCAAGTCAAAGCACAAGTATTTGCCATTTTCATTGACCCTGAAATACCTCAAAGTATGCAATTTTTAGAGGTTATGCGCCAAATTGAAGCCTTTCATACACAAGTATTACAAACAGAGGGCATGGTGCATATTACGGAATGGTCACAACTCGATACGTTAGCACCTCATGAAATTGGTGCTATTTTAAGTTTAGAAGGCTGTAGTGCAATTGGCGAGGATTTGACAAAGCTTTCCGCAATTTTGGATGCAGGTGTTATGTTAGTAGGTCTTACATGGAATGAAGAGAATGCTGTAGCCTATGGTGCTGAGCAAGATGCTAGCCTCGGTTTAAAGCCATTTGGTAAGGAAGTTGTTAATATGCTAAATGAGCGGAATATTATCATTGATGTTGCCCATTTAAATGAGCAAGGATTTTGGGATGTACTGCCGCTAGCAAAGCATATTATTGCTAGCCATAGCAATGCACGTGCAATTTGTGACCACCCGCGTAATTTAACAGATCAACAGGCTAAGGCGCTTGTTGAGCATGGGGGGCATATTCATCTAGTTTACTACCCGCATTTTATTGGCGACAATGCAACAATGGATGATTTAATTGAGCATATAAAGCATCTGGCAAGTGTCGTTGGCATGGAGCATCTTGGGGTAGGTTCTGATTTTGACGGAATAGATATGACAATCAAAGGTCTTGCACATGCAGGTGAGGCGCAAAATTTATTAGAGATGTTACGTGAGCATTTTTCAGATGAAGAAGTTCGTGGAATTGCGCATAATAATTTCAAACAATATTTAAAAAAAGCAGCAACTAAATAAGTTGCTGCTTTAGCGTGTCAACAGAGTAAAAATCGCTACGAAGTTATTTCTGCTATTGGCAAACGCACACCGTTGGTTGCAATTTTCTACTTGCATGTGAGGCGCCACGTTTAACGTTTTATGTTGTTCTCGTTGAAGTCGCTGCCTCCGTTGCAATTAACTAACCCTATTAATAAAAGAAATGATTTACTAATAAACCAATTGCTAATAGGAAACCGAAGAATGTATTTGTTTGCGCTGTAAATTTCATCGCGGGCATTACTTCTTTGGCTTCTTTTTTATCGCGGAAAATTTGGACTGCTCGGAGTGGCTTCGGTACACTTAGGAAAATGATAAGCGCCCAAAAAGTAATCCCATCAATGGCTACTAATGCGATAACCCAAAGGTACGAAACGATGAAAAAGCCAGATAATACAGAAATAGCACGGTCGCGTCCTACTAAAATGGCCAGTGTTTTACGTCCACCTTCTGTATCGCCAACGATGTCACGAATATTATTAGAAAGCATAATGGCGCCAACTAAAATCATACTCGGAACAGAAAGTAATACCGCATCTAATGTAACTGTAAGTGTTTGAATGTAAAAGGCAATTAAGACAATACCCATCCCCATGACTGCGCCTGAAACAAGCTCTCCAAAAGGTGAATATGCGATAGGGTACGGCCCTCCTGTATATAGAAAACCTATAAGCATACATACTAGTCCAACTACAGCAAGCCACCAAGAAGTGGAGGCACAAATATAAATGCCAAGTAGCATGGCTAGTGCATAAAAGCTTAGGGCAATCAGCATAATCGTTTTCGGTTGAACACCGTGGCGCACAATCGTGCCACCAATGCCGACAGAATGTTCATTATCTAATCCTAACTTGTAATCATAATATTCGTTGAACATATTTGTTGCTGCTTGAATCAGCATACTTGCAATTAACATTGCAAAAAATAGTCCAAAATGAATGGTTTCTTTTTCAATTGCTAGCGCAATCGCTGTTCCTAAAAATACTGGAACAAATGAAGCGGTTAAAGTATGTGGACGTGTTAAATGCCACCAAACTTTAAAACCCCTATCAGCTTCAATGACTTTGGTCATAAGGTCTTTCTCTCCTTCAACTATTGTAGACTCTTCTTATTTTATACGAAGAAAGAGAAATTGGATAGGTTCACAGCTTATTACATACTGTTATGTTTAAAAAAATGATACAATAGTACATGCATTTGAGAGATGGGAATATAAATTAAGCAGTAGAAAGAACAGAGCCGTCAAACGTATAGGACGGCTATTTTAGCGGAACAAGTAATGCTAAAGACGGATGTCACAGAGGGATTTGTGTGTGACATCAAAGCGACAGACGTAGGATGTTATGTATGTGCAGGACAACGCAACACGTACCATAACGCGAAAACATCATTGATATGTACATTGCAATAACGGAGGTAATTTTCATGCAACAGAAGTGGTACCAAGCCACAGAACTAGAAGTGGACTCTTTGGGCCAAAACCTTCATTTTTATATGGAAACAATCGAAGTAAGTCGCTTATCGGCTCTTGCATTTTTTGCAGCGGGCGAGGAGCGTTATAAAGGTGAACGATTTTATTGGCAAAATAGAGAAAAAACAATGACATTGGTTGGGCTAGGACACGCTCACACAATTCAAAATAACGAAAAAAATAACCGCTTTGATGCTGTAGAAGCAGAGTGGAAGCGCTTAACGAAAAATTGCGTAAAAGGTCAGGCTGAACTACAACCAATTTTGTTTGGTGGTTTTACATTCGATCCGCAAAATAATGTAGATGGGGAGTGGACTGACTTTCCAGAGGCTTATTTTGCCTTAGCAACGTATCAGCTTGTTTTACGTGATGATAAAGCCTATGTAAGCATTCACCTTATCGCAAGTGCTGCTGAGGCAGATGGACAATTAGAGGCGTTGCGTAAAGAGCGAAATCATTTAATCCATGCTGCTCAAGTAAAAGAAGTGAAAATGTATGCGAAGCCTGAAATCACAAATTATTTCGAGCCTTATAAGGATCCTTATTTAGCATCAATTGATCAGGTCACAGCATTAATTAAAGCAAAAAAAGCGGATAAGGTTGTCATTGCACGTTCCCTTGCGCTGCAATTTAAGGAGCAAGTAACTTCACCTCAAGTATTAGCTCAAATTATTCACGAACAGCCTGAAAGTTATTTGTTTGGGTTGGAGTGGCAAGATTTATTATTTTTCGGCGCATCTCCTGAGCGTCTTGTAAAGGTTGAAAATGGTCGTGCCTACTCATCATGTGTTGCAGGATCTATTCAACGAGGTAAAACGGCGGAGGAAGATGAAGCTTTTGGACAAAGCTTATTAAATGATCCGAAAAATGGTGGTGAACATCAATATGTAGTCGATATGATTGCGGAAACGTTCCGAAAAAATTGTGTTGAAATGA
This genomic interval from Lysinibacillus sphaericus contains the following:
- a CDS encoding cysteine desulfurase family protein; translation: MDYAATSPMSNKALEAYCEVAKRYYGNSASLHDLGGQANYFVEQARAIVARKLGVKSDGIIFTGSGTEGNLLSILSLALASKKGKHIISSQAEHTSVHAALNTLEKMGYSVTKLPLQLDGCIQVNQVREAIKEDTALITIQHVNSEIGSIQPVEEIALIANSQNIFFHVDCVQSFCKLPTTSFGANVDAITISAHKIGGPKGCGAIFVNPQIRVPSLTPGVTHERGLRGGTLDTPAIVAFASAIENYHFERQHYELLRQYLQSHLPPTCRLIECVRQLPNICGLMMDKVEGQYVLLKLNEAGICISTGSACDIHSESGTKAIISMGYTMEEARQFFRISFGPTTTFEEIDQLTFALSNILK
- the dpaL gene encoding diaminopropionate ammonia-lyase gives rise to the protein MSENLRWVYNRQYLLQENLQQCKDLLQNFTVEQVNCVERFHHTYENFEKTPIHDLDALAMHLGVSKIFVKDESYRFGLNAFKVLGGIYAIGKYVAKLLDQNIDELSFEQLKLPEVKEKLGDCTFISTTDGNHGRGVAWAARELGCKARIYMPAGSAEERLQNIKNEGAYAEITSMNYDETVRYTSQLAEDNGWIVIQDTMWEGYEEIPLWIMQGYTTLAKEIVDHLQEAPTHVFLQAGVGSFAGAIVAFLQQYYGQQLTFVLIEPDAANCFYESFNRGTGQFVTVGGEMQTIMAGLACGEPNPIAWDILKTYTKVSISCSERVAATGMRVLGNPLGADNRIVAGESGAAPFGCFYELMTNEDYYDLKVALQLNPKSKILFVSTEGDTDVENYRNIVWHGKYAK
- a CDS encoding S8 family peptidase — encoded protein: MLLSIFLIGCSSKEASLDSIAFSSKECEQNWGICTVYDKGKNNRSGDNVVKIAILDSGINSNLDILEGKVKETYNAINKNSETLDELGHGTMIASIIAAEENSHNIIGVNPDAELYDVQVLNSKGSGQIENVIDGIHWSIDKKVDIINLSFGFKKDEPMLKEAIHLALSNDILVVASAGNTLGLYTHYPAMYEGVYSISAIDKDLNRYNLAAKGKIDYVAPGVDIPVYNQNGDTIIQSGTSLATAYATGIISILMSKEDSKKDLKLTSKPLGKKDDFGLGLLIIK
- a CDS encoding SAR2788 family putative toxin, which codes for MKRKIIYSIVVSLLFSYVAPNFLLVQADGVDSVTSYETDEQSIKITEKAEENVTIITTLLDTKDLFVESELSIDFETNEISMVNLFNDNSDEVIQKQYEINLLTIDSEDFRAIFIDKESGEETYINTEEVQASVAPLVVVLATVARYGFTRAVAKHGLARVTQAQLSNASRTKLATDKIAKELAEELGYVKISYRTKFDTAIFKKSAKDAVDGPDFITRDRTSHIGGVWKGANRNWENLNSDIKRSGTYDAVLKRIGD
- a CDS encoding DUF7683 domain-containing protein — its product is MNNHIKYQWRITKYNPDFRNNEGHYTKKLEWTSPAHIGKTINGETFTLEKYLKVETAYINTIMKFLEVNHIKSLTMINMTYIDVDSNCALYNQLYDEKLDNFQLKDDQEVSIDQIPLISKMVLRGFIYCHFITLDFFVHFGDDYYMFIGTNNYQEEPLQFARENNLFVEEMVSPFYINEENIERMIMWTPINEDTVVGEEILTDISIEEYREILHLSNIHPVIGLFPITASNQQFFQKKLRHKIDTNKYQYYLSAGD
- a CDS encoding MerR family transcriptional regulator, which gives rise to MEYTILQLAKLSGVSTRTLRYYDEIDLLKPARTNEAGYRFYGQQEVDILQQILFYKALDMKLETIHNIIHAPDFQHKAALKTHRDALLQRKKQLDQLLKTVEQTIQSIEEEQPMTNEEKFEGFKELLIEENEKQYGKEIRANYGHEKVDASNAKFKNLSEEQYKAMQQLEQQLFERLKEAMAIGDVKHDVAMEVAELHKRWLSFSWPQYTKEAHAGLAQMYIADERFTAYYDQHVSEGATQFLHDVIREYTQN
- a CDS encoding TraR/DksA C4-type zinc finger protein, which produces MIEKFKNQLQQELQELEKQLEESERPQATELSNYDNHPADNASDLTDQLTEMAIDEHRSDHAEEIEHALQAIEDGTYGKCAICGEEIPLGRLEAMPHALTCVEHAEQRDDLLRPVEEDVLSSLPKSDDFEELEEFGSSDTPSDKM
- a CDS encoding dipeptidase, encoding MEIIDLHCDVLLKLTTLEEPKFSNDSRLHANKERLQLGQVKAQVFAIFIDPEIPQSMQFLEVMRQIEAFHTQVLQTEGMVHITEWSQLDTLAPHEIGAILSLEGCSAIGEDLTKLSAILDAGVMLVGLTWNEENAVAYGAEQDASLGLKPFGKEVVNMLNERNIIIDVAHLNEQGFWDVLPLAKHIIASHSNARAICDHPRNLTDQQAKALVEHGGHIHLVYYPHFIGDNATMDDLIEHIKHLASVVGMEHLGVGSDFDGIDMTIKGLAHAGEAQNLLEMLREHFSDEEVRGIAHNNFKQYLKKAATK
- a CDS encoding 1,4-dihydroxy-2-naphthoate polyprenyltransferase; this encodes MTKVIEADRGFKVWWHLTRPHTLTASFVPVFLGTAIALAIEKETIHFGLFFAMLIASMLIQAATNMFNEYYDYKLGLDNEHSVGIGGTIVRHGVQPKTIMLIALSFYALAMLLGIYICASTSWWLAVVGLVCMLIGFLYTGGPYPIAYSPFGELVSGAVMGMGIVLIAFYIQTLTVTLDAVLLSVPSMILVGAIMLSNNIRDIVGDTEGGRKTLAILVGRDRAISVLSGFFIVSYLWVIALVAIDGITFWALIIFLSVPKPLRAVQIFRDKKEAKEVMPAMKFTAQTNTFFGFLLAIGLLVNHFFY
- a CDS encoding isochorismate synthase; amino-acid sequence: MQQKWYQATELEVDSLGQNLHFYMETIEVSRLSALAFFAAGEERYKGERFYWQNREKTMTLVGLGHAHTIQNNEKNNRFDAVEAEWKRLTKNCVKGQAELQPILFGGFTFDPQNNVDGEWTDFPEAYFALATYQLVLRDDKAYVSIHLIASAAEADGQLEALRKERNHLIHAAQVKEVKMYAKPEITNYFEPYKDPYLASIDQVTALIKAKKADKVVIARSLALQFKEQVTSPQVLAQIIHEQPESYLFGLEWQDLLFFGASPERLVKVENGRAYSSCVAGSIQRGKTAEEDEAFGQSLLNDPKNGGEHQYVVDMIAETFRKNCVEMKIPDGPRLLKIRDIQHLFTPVEGQLNNEATILQLTKHLHPTPALGGVPRKEAMIAIRKYEPMNRGLYAAPIGWLDAEGNGEFAVAIRSAALLKDKAYLYAGGGIVADSEPQSEYEETLVKFRPMLRALGGQVHE